The nucleotide sequence AAAACAAACACTTTTCATAATTCTTCAGCACTGCCTTCCTTGTGATCGGGATGCCTATGAGTTCAAGCCGCGCAGTCCAAAAAAACAAAACAGCCCACTGAAGGAACAGTGGACTGTTGATTGCTCGCTCGATGCGAAATTACATCTTGATTTGGTCAATTTGTCTCTCAGCTATATCTCCGATATAAGGAAGCTTGAACCAGCTCCCCTGATAAGCTTTTAGCATCAGAACAAGCCACAGAATGAGAGTAAGCGGGCCTAGTACCAGGCTAATGAGCCAACCTAGGAATGGGAGCAAGCTCAATACAAAATTTACAAGCAGCAAGCCGCCAAATACAATCGTCGACTGCATGGCATGAA is from Xylanibacillus composti and encodes:
- a CDS encoding DUF4870 domain-containing protein, which gives rise to MSSFDPSNRNQATSTGLDEKVASLLCYVLGFVTGIVFLIVEKKSRLVRFHAMQSTIVFGGLLLVNFVLSLLPFLGWLISLVLGPLTLILWLVLMLKAYQGSWFKLPYIGDIAERQIDQIKM